One window of Epinephelus fuscoguttatus linkage group LG9, E.fuscoguttatus.final_Chr_v1 genomic DNA carries:
- the LOC125894791 gene encoding protein NLRC3-like isoform X2 — protein MVLEENIVTYVKTELKKIQRALSSDHPECSESQEEEEVLDSKAEALRRSSRKAFLKITLDFLRRMKQEELADCLLSRYAVAVCQHKLKSNLKKKFRCVFEGIAKAGNPTLLNQIYTELYITEGGAAEVNDEHEVRQIETASRKPDRPETTIRQQDIFKPSPGRDEPIRTVMTKGVAGIGKTVLTQKFTLDWAEDKANQDILFTFPFTFRELNVLKEKKYSLVELVHHFFTETKEAGICRFEEFQVVFIFDGLDECRLPLDFYNNEILTDVTESTSVDVLLTNLIRGKLLPSARLWITTRPAAANQIPPQCVDMVTEVRGFTDPQKEEYFRKRFRDEEQASRIISHIKTSRSLHIMCHIPVFCWITATVLEDVMKSRKRGELPKTLSEMYIYYLVVQSKLKKIKYDGGSETDPHWSPDSRKMIESLGKLAFDQLQKGNLIFYESDLTECDIDIRAASVYSGVFTQIFKEERGLYQDKVFCFVHLSVQEFLAALHVHLTFINSGVNLMAEEQTTPQKSETRQDESAETQFYQSAVDKALESPNGHLDLFLRFLLGLSLQTNQTLLQGLLRLKVSSSQTSQETVHYIKKKFEGSLSAEKSINLFHCLNELNDCSLVKQIQQYLRSGSLSTDDLSPAQWSALVFILLSSEEDLDVFDLKKYSASEEALLSLLPVVKASNTALLSGCNLSERSCEALSTVLSSQSSSLRKLDLSDNNLQDSGVKMLSAGLKSPHCTLETLRLSDCLITEEGCVSLASALKSNPSHLRGLDLSYNHPGDSGVKLLSAGREDPQWRLETIRVEPGGVQWLRPGLRKYSCELTLDTNTVNRKIKLSDNNRMVTHVKEEQPYPDHPDRFDYWPQLLCRDGLTGRCYWEVEWSGEVDVSVSYRGIRRKGAREDCVFGWNDQSWSLFCSDVGYSVWHNNSRTPITTNSSTSSSSSSSSSSASGRVAVYVDCPAGTLSFYRVSSDTLIHLHTINTTFTEPLYPGFRFWFGWSGSSVSLCSLQEGVPHPVRPRVHQSVFSPAENASCSSENAQLGAFKVLWGYSVFLLETLWLRLVAVLRNIC, from the exons ATG GTGCTGGAGGAGAACATTGTCACTTATGTGAAAACTGAGCTGAAGAAAATCCAGAGGGCTCTGAGTTCAGATCATCCGGAATGCTCAGAGagtcaggaggaagaggaggtgttGGACAGTAAGGCTGAAGCactgaggaggagcagcagaaaGGCATTTCTGAAGATAACACTAGACTTCCTCAGGAGAATGAAACAGGAGGAGCTTGCTGACTGTCTGTTGAGCA GATATGCTGTTGCAGTTTGTCAACATAAACTTAAATCTAACCTGAAAAAGAAGTTccggtgtgtgtttgaggggatCGCTAAGGCAGGAAACCCAACGCTTCTGAATCAGATCTACACAgagctctacatcacagagggagGGGCTGCAGAGGTCAATGATGAACATGAGGTCAGACAGATTGAAACAGCATCCAGGAAACCAGACAGACCAGAAACAACAATCAGACAACAAGATATCTTTAAACCTTCACCTGGAAGAGATGAACCAATCAGAACAGTGATGACAAAGGGAGTGGCTGGCATTGGGAAAACAGTCTTAACACAGaagttcactctggactggGCTGAAGACAAAGCCAACCAGGACATACTGTTCACATTTCCATTCACTTTCAGAGAGCTGAAtgtgctgaaagagaaaaagtacAGCTTGGTGGAACTTGTGCATCACTTCTTCACTGAAACCAAAGAAGCAGGAATCTGCAGGTTTGAAGAGTTCCAGGTTGTGTTCATCTTTGATGGTCTGGATGAGTGTCGACTTCCTCTGGACTTCTACAACAATGAGATCCTGACTGATGTTACAGAGTCCACCTCAGTGGATGTGCTGCTGACAAACCtcatcagggggaaactgctTCCCTCTGCTCGTCTCTGGATAACCACACGgcctgcagcagccaatcaaatcccTCCTCAGTGTGTTGACATggtgacagaggtcagagggttCACTGACCCACAGAAGGAAGAGTACTTCAGGAAGAGATTCAGAGATGAGGAACAGGCCAGCAGAATCATCTCCCACATCAAGACATCACGAAGCCTCCACATCATGTGCCAcatcccagtcttctgctggatcactgctacagttctggaggatgtgatgaagagcagaaagagaggagagctgcCCAAGACCCTGAGTGAGATGTACATCTACTACTTGGTGGTTCAGTCTAAACTGAAGAAGATCAAGTACGATGGAGGATCTGAGACAGATCCACACTGGAGTCCAGACAGCAGGAAGATGATTGAGTCTCTGGGAAAACTGGCTTTTGATCAGCTGCAGAAAGGCAACCTGATCTTCTATGAATCAGACCTGACAGAGTGTGACATTGATATCAGAGCAGCCTCAGTGTACTCAGgagtgttcacacagatctttaaagaggagagaggactgtaccagGACAAGGTGTTCTGCTTTGTCCATTTGAGCgttcaggagtttctggctgCTCTTCATGTCCATCTGACCTTCATCAACTCTGGAGTCAATCTTATGGCTGAAGAACAAACAACCCCCCAGAAGTCTGAAACAAGACAAGATGAATCTGCAGAGACACAGTTCTACCAAAGTGCTGTGGACAAGGCCTTAGAGAGTCCAAATGGACACCTGGACTTGTTTCTCCGTTTCCTTCTGGGTCTTTCACTGCAGACCAATCAGACTTTACTACAAGGCCTGCTGAGACTTAAAGTAAGTAGCTCACAGACCAGTCAGGAAACAGTCCACTACATCAAGAAGAAGTTTGAGGGAAGTCTTTCTGCAGAAAAAAGCATCAATCTGTTCCACTGtctgaatgaactgaatgattGTTCTCTGGTGAAGCAGATCCAACAGTACCTGAGATCAGGAAGTCTTTCCACAGATGATCTCTCTCCTGCTCAATGGTCAGCTCTTGTCTTTATCTTActgtcatcagaggaagatctGGATGTGTTTGACCTGAAGAAATACTCAGCTTCAGAGGAGGCTCTGCTGAGCCTGCTGCCTGTGGTCAAAGCCTCCAACACAGCTCT ACTGAGTGGCTGTAACCTCTCAGAGAGAAGTTGTGAAGCTCTGTCCACGGTTCTCAGCTCCCAGTCCTCTAGTCTGAGAAAGTTGGacctgagtgacaacaacctgcAGGACTCAGGGGTGAAGATGCTGTCTGCTGGACTGAAGAGTCCACACTGTACACTGGAAACTCTCAG GCTGTCAGACTGTCTGATCACAGAGGAAggctgtgtttctctggcctcagctttaaagtccaacccctcccatctgagagggCTGGACCTGAGCTACAATCATCCAGGAGACTCAGGAGTCAAGCTGTTGTCTGCTGGACGGGAGGATCCACAATGGAGACTGGAAACGATCAG GGTGGAGCCTGGTGGAGTCCAGTGGTTGAGACCAGGTCTGAGGAAgt ACTCCTGTGAACTCACACtcgacacaaacacagtgaacagAAAGATCAAACTATCGGACAACAACAGGATGGTGACACATGTGAAAGAGGAGCAGCCGTATCCTGATCATCCAGACAGATTTGACTACTGGCCTCAGCTGCTGTGTAGAGACGGTCTGACTGGTCGctgttactgggaggtggagtggagtggagagGTGGATGTATCAGTGAGTTACAGAGGAATCAGACGGAAAGGAGCCAGAGAAGACTGTGTGTTTGGATGGAATGATCAGTCCTGGAGTCTGTTCTGCTCAGATGTTGGTTACTCTGTCTGGCACAACAACAGCAGAACACCCATCACTACTAACTCCTCCACATCCTCCtcgtcttcttcctcctcctcctctgcctctggtAGAGTAGCAGTGTATGTGGACTGTCCTGCTGGCACTTTGTCTTTCTACAGAGTGTCCTCTGACACACTGATCCACCTCCACACCATCAACACCACATTCACTGAACCTCTGTATCCAGGGTTTAGGTTCTGGTTTGGTTGGTCCGGttcctcagtgtctctgtgttctctgcAGGAGGGAGTGCCTCATCCCGTAAGGCCCCGTGTCCACCAAAGCGTTTTTTCCCCTGCCGAAAATGCCAGCTGCTCCTCAGAAAACGCCCAGCTAGGAGCTTTTAAAGTGCTTTGGGGGTACAGTGTTTTTTTACTTGAGACACTTTGGTTGCGTCTGGTTGCTGTACTGCGAAATATCTGCTAa
- the LOC125894791 gene encoding protein NLRC3-like isoform X1, which yields MDQCEEPEEGVRPSKTTLCGDHDSRTKAQSPEQTRSPDSTGSESEPEPEPEPEPSCLSVKSDWSMELPLFFRQSADVKIHQRPASPGPEPSHVSVKSDGSMEPPLFFRQRADGGNHQRPASPGPEPSHVSVKSDLSMEPPLFFRRVVGGVDEESSDVPSGQCAEHEPHLDSIFMVLEENIVTYVKTELKKIQRALSSDHPECSESQEEEEVLDSKAEALRRSSRKAFLKITLDFLRRMKQEELADCLLSRYAVAVCQHKLKSNLKKKFRCVFEGIAKAGNPTLLNQIYTELYITEGGAAEVNDEHEVRQIETASRKPDRPETTIRQQDIFKPSPGRDEPIRTVMTKGVAGIGKTVLTQKFTLDWAEDKANQDILFTFPFTFRELNVLKEKKYSLVELVHHFFTETKEAGICRFEEFQVVFIFDGLDECRLPLDFYNNEILTDVTESTSVDVLLTNLIRGKLLPSARLWITTRPAAANQIPPQCVDMVTEVRGFTDPQKEEYFRKRFRDEEQASRIISHIKTSRSLHIMCHIPVFCWITATVLEDVMKSRKRGELPKTLSEMYIYYLVVQSKLKKIKYDGGSETDPHWSPDSRKMIESLGKLAFDQLQKGNLIFYESDLTECDIDIRAASVYSGVFTQIFKEERGLYQDKVFCFVHLSVQEFLAALHVHLTFINSGVNLMAEEQTTPQKSETRQDESAETQFYQSAVDKALESPNGHLDLFLRFLLGLSLQTNQTLLQGLLRLKVSSSQTSQETVHYIKKKFEGSLSAEKSINLFHCLNELNDCSLVKQIQQYLRSGSLSTDDLSPAQWSALVFILLSSEEDLDVFDLKKYSASEEALLSLLPVVKASNTALLSGCNLSERSCEALSTVLSSQSSSLRKLDLSDNNLQDSGVKMLSAGLKSPHCTLETLRLSDCLITEEGCVSLASALKSNPSHLRGLDLSYNHPGDSGVKLLSAGREDPQWRLETIRVEPGGVQWLRPGLRKYSCELTLDTNTVNRKIKLSDNNRMVTHVKEEQPYPDHPDRFDYWPQLLCRDGLTGRCYWEVEWSGEVDVSVSYRGIRRKGAREDCVFGWNDQSWSLFCSDVGYSVWHNNSRTPITTNSSTSSSSSSSSSSASGRVAVYVDCPAGTLSFYRVSSDTLIHLHTINTTFTEPLYPGFRFWFGWSGSSVSLCSLQEGVPHPVRPRVHQSVFSPAENASCSSENAQLGAFKVLWGYSVFLLETLWLRLVAVLRNIC from the exons ATGGATCAGTGTGAGGAACCAGAGGAGGGAGTCCGTCCCTCTAAAACCACTCTGTGTGGGGACCATGACAGCCGGACCAAAGCTCAGAG CCCAGAGCAGACGCGCAGCCCAGACTCTACTGGATCTGAGTcagaacctgaacctgaacctgaacctgaacccagctgtttgtctgtgaagaGTGACTGGTCAATGgagcttcctcttttttttagaCAATCTGCTGATGTAAA GATCCATCAGAGACCAGCCTCtcctggacctgaacccagccATGTGTCTGTGAAGAGTGACGGGTCAATGGAgcctcctcttttttttagaCAACGTGCTGATGGAGG GAACCATCAGAGACCAGCCTCtcctggacctgaacccagccATGTGTCTGTGAAGAGTGACCTGTCAATGGAgcctcctcttttttttagaCGTGTTGTTGGAGG AGTGGACGAGGAAAGCTCAGACGTTCCCAGTGGTCAGTGTGCCGAACATGAGCCACACCTGGACTCCATATTTATG GTGCTGGAGGAGAACATTGTCACTTATGTGAAAACTGAGCTGAAGAAAATCCAGAGGGCTCTGAGTTCAGATCATCCGGAATGCTCAGAGagtcaggaggaagaggaggtgttGGACAGTAAGGCTGAAGCactgaggaggagcagcagaaaGGCATTTCTGAAGATAACACTAGACTTCCTCAGGAGAATGAAACAGGAGGAGCTTGCTGACTGTCTGTTGAGCA GATATGCTGTTGCAGTTTGTCAACATAAACTTAAATCTAACCTGAAAAAGAAGTTccggtgtgtgtttgaggggatCGCTAAGGCAGGAAACCCAACGCTTCTGAATCAGATCTACACAgagctctacatcacagagggagGGGCTGCAGAGGTCAATGATGAACATGAGGTCAGACAGATTGAAACAGCATCCAGGAAACCAGACAGACCAGAAACAACAATCAGACAACAAGATATCTTTAAACCTTCACCTGGAAGAGATGAACCAATCAGAACAGTGATGACAAAGGGAGTGGCTGGCATTGGGAAAACAGTCTTAACACAGaagttcactctggactggGCTGAAGACAAAGCCAACCAGGACATACTGTTCACATTTCCATTCACTTTCAGAGAGCTGAAtgtgctgaaagagaaaaagtacAGCTTGGTGGAACTTGTGCATCACTTCTTCACTGAAACCAAAGAAGCAGGAATCTGCAGGTTTGAAGAGTTCCAGGTTGTGTTCATCTTTGATGGTCTGGATGAGTGTCGACTTCCTCTGGACTTCTACAACAATGAGATCCTGACTGATGTTACAGAGTCCACCTCAGTGGATGTGCTGCTGACAAACCtcatcagggggaaactgctTCCCTCTGCTCGTCTCTGGATAACCACACGgcctgcagcagccaatcaaatcccTCCTCAGTGTGTTGACATggtgacagaggtcagagggttCACTGACCCACAGAAGGAAGAGTACTTCAGGAAGAGATTCAGAGATGAGGAACAGGCCAGCAGAATCATCTCCCACATCAAGACATCACGAAGCCTCCACATCATGTGCCAcatcccagtcttctgctggatcactgctacagttctggaggatgtgatgaagagcagaaagagaggagagctgcCCAAGACCCTGAGTGAGATGTACATCTACTACTTGGTGGTTCAGTCTAAACTGAAGAAGATCAAGTACGATGGAGGATCTGAGACAGATCCACACTGGAGTCCAGACAGCAGGAAGATGATTGAGTCTCTGGGAAAACTGGCTTTTGATCAGCTGCAGAAAGGCAACCTGATCTTCTATGAATCAGACCTGACAGAGTGTGACATTGATATCAGAGCAGCCTCAGTGTACTCAGgagtgttcacacagatctttaaagaggagagaggactgtaccagGACAAGGTGTTCTGCTTTGTCCATTTGAGCgttcaggagtttctggctgCTCTTCATGTCCATCTGACCTTCATCAACTCTGGAGTCAATCTTATGGCTGAAGAACAAACAACCCCCCAGAAGTCTGAAACAAGACAAGATGAATCTGCAGAGACACAGTTCTACCAAAGTGCTGTGGACAAGGCCTTAGAGAGTCCAAATGGACACCTGGACTTGTTTCTCCGTTTCCTTCTGGGTCTTTCACTGCAGACCAATCAGACTTTACTACAAGGCCTGCTGAGACTTAAAGTAAGTAGCTCACAGACCAGTCAGGAAACAGTCCACTACATCAAGAAGAAGTTTGAGGGAAGTCTTTCTGCAGAAAAAAGCATCAATCTGTTCCACTGtctgaatgaactgaatgattGTTCTCTGGTGAAGCAGATCCAACAGTACCTGAGATCAGGAAGTCTTTCCACAGATGATCTCTCTCCTGCTCAATGGTCAGCTCTTGTCTTTATCTTActgtcatcagaggaagatctGGATGTGTTTGACCTGAAGAAATACTCAGCTTCAGAGGAGGCTCTGCTGAGCCTGCTGCCTGTGGTCAAAGCCTCCAACACAGCTCT ACTGAGTGGCTGTAACCTCTCAGAGAGAAGTTGTGAAGCTCTGTCCACGGTTCTCAGCTCCCAGTCCTCTAGTCTGAGAAAGTTGGacctgagtgacaacaacctgcAGGACTCAGGGGTGAAGATGCTGTCTGCTGGACTGAAGAGTCCACACTGTACACTGGAAACTCTCAG GCTGTCAGACTGTCTGATCACAGAGGAAggctgtgtttctctggcctcagctttaaagtccaacccctcccatctgagagggCTGGACCTGAGCTACAATCATCCAGGAGACTCAGGAGTCAAGCTGTTGTCTGCTGGACGGGAGGATCCACAATGGAGACTGGAAACGATCAG GGTGGAGCCTGGTGGAGTCCAGTGGTTGAGACCAGGTCTGAGGAAgt ACTCCTGTGAACTCACACtcgacacaaacacagtgaacagAAAGATCAAACTATCGGACAACAACAGGATGGTGACACATGTGAAAGAGGAGCAGCCGTATCCTGATCATCCAGACAGATTTGACTACTGGCCTCAGCTGCTGTGTAGAGACGGTCTGACTGGTCGctgttactgggaggtggagtggagtggagagGTGGATGTATCAGTGAGTTACAGAGGAATCAGACGGAAAGGAGCCAGAGAAGACTGTGTGTTTGGATGGAATGATCAGTCCTGGAGTCTGTTCTGCTCAGATGTTGGTTACTCTGTCTGGCACAACAACAGCAGAACACCCATCACTACTAACTCCTCCACATCCTCCtcgtcttcttcctcctcctcctctgcctctggtAGAGTAGCAGTGTATGTGGACTGTCCTGCTGGCACTTTGTCTTTCTACAGAGTGTCCTCTGACACACTGATCCACCTCCACACCATCAACACCACATTCACTGAACCTCTGTATCCAGGGTTTAGGTTCTGGTTTGGTTGGTCCGGttcctcagtgtctctgtgttctctgcAGGAGGGAGTGCCTCATCCCGTAAGGCCCCGTGTCCACCAAAGCGTTTTTTCCCCTGCCGAAAATGCCAGCTGCTCCTCAGAAAACGCCCAGCTAGGAGCTTTTAAAGTGCTTTGGGGGTACAGTGTTTTTTTACTTGAGACACTTTGGTTGCGTCTGGTTGCTGTACTGCGAAATATCTGCTAa
- the LOC125895005 gene encoding protein TonB-like — MDQCEEPEEGVRPSKTTLCGDHDSWTEAQSPEHLHIPDSPRPGLEPGTEPRPEPEAKPGPKPVTRPEPEAKSEPEREPEPESEPGPGPESELKPEPELEPEPEPDPSSVSMQNNESMGIPLVFDVESVDEESSEVPGGQSAQQHQTHLDSIFMMLEENIVTFVKNELKLFQKVLSSDFSECLESEREDEEV; from the exons ATGGATCAGTGTGAGGAACCAGAGGAGGGAGTCCGTCCCTCTAAAACCACTCTGTGTGGGGACCATGACAGCTGGACCGAAGCTCAGAG CCCAGAGCATCTGCACATACCAGACTCTCCTAGACCTGGACTTGAACCTGGAACTGAACCCAGACCAGAACCTGAAGCTAAACCTGGACCCAAGCCTGTAACTAGACCTGAACCTGAAGCCAAATCTGAACCTGAAcgtgaacctgaacctgaatctgaacctggacctggacctgaaTCTGAACTGAAACCGGAACCGGAGcttgaacctgaacctgaaccagATCCCAGCTCTGTGTCCATGCAGAACAATGAGTCCATGGGGATTCCTCTTGTTTTTGATGTTGAAAG TGTGGACGAGGAGAGCTCAGAAGTTCCTGGTGGTCAGTCtgcccagcagcatcagacacacCTAGACTCCATATTTATG ATGTTGGAGGAGAACATTGTCACATTTGTGAAGAACGAGCTAAAGTTGTTCCAGAAAGTTCTGAGTTCAGATTTCTCAGAATGCttagagagtgagagggaggatgaggaggtgtAG
- the LOC125895004 gene encoding protein NLRC3-like, translated as MKQEELADCLQSKSRPGVCQRKLKSNLKKKFRCVFEGIAKAGNPTPLNQIFTELYITEGGTAEVSDEHEVRHIETASRKPHKPETTIRQEDIFKASPGRDEPIRTVMTKGVAGIGKTVLTQKFTLDWAEDKANQDIQLTFPLTFRELNVLKEKKYSLVELVHHFFTETKEAGICRFEEFQVVFILDGLDECRLPLDFHNNEILTDVTESTSVDVLLTNLIRGKLLPSARLWITTRPAAANQIPSDCVDMVTEVRGFTDPQKEEYFRKRFRDEEQASKIISHIKTSRSLRIMCHIPVFCWITATVLEDVMKTREEGELPKTLTEMYIYFLVVQTKLKNIKFDGGSETDPHWSPDSRKMIESLGKLAFDQLQKGNLIFYESDLTECGIDIRAASLYSGVFTQIFKEEIGLFLEKVFCFVHLSVQEFLAALHVHLTFINSGVNLMAEVQMPPWLSKLFKDKKNLKYVHRSAVDKALQSPNGHLDLFLRFLLGLSLQTNQNLLHGLQAQTGSSSQTFQTFLQALQTRTGNSPQTSQETVHYIKKKIEEGLSPEKCINLFHCLNELNDCSLVEQIQQFLRSGSLSTDELSPAQWSALVFILLSSEEDLDVFDLKKYSASEEALLRLLPVVKASNTALLSGCNLSERSCEVLSSVLKLQSSSLRELDLSDKPVHV; from the exons AtgaagcaggaggagctggctgactGTCTGCAGAGCA AAAGTCGCCCTGGAGTTTGTCAACGTAAACTCAAATCTAACCTAAAGAAGAAGTTccggtgtgtgtttgaggggatCGCTAAAGCAGGAAACCCAACTCCTCTGAATCAGATCTTCACAgagctctacatcacagagggagGGACTGCAGAGGTCAGTGATGAACATGAGGTCAGACATATTGAAACAGCATCCAGGAAACCACACAAACCAGAAACAACCATCAGACAAGAAGACATCTTTAAAGCCTCACCTGGAAGAGATGAACCAATCAGAACAGTGATGACAAAGGGAGTGGCTGGCATTGGGAAAACAGTCTTAACACAGaagttcactctggactggGCTGAAGACAAAGCCAACCAGGACATACAGTTGACATTTCCATTGACTTTCAGAGAGCTGAAtgtgctgaaagagaaaaagtacAGCTTGGTGGAGCTTGTGCATCACTTCTTCACTGAAACCAAAGAAGCAGGAATCTGCAGGTTTGAAGAGTTCCAGGTTGTGTTCATCCTTGACGGTCTGGATGAGTGTCGACTTCCTCTGGACTTCCACAACAATGAGATCCTGACTGATGTTACAGAGTCCACCTCAGTGGATGTGCTGCTGACAAACCtcatcagggggaaactgctTCCCTCTGCTCGCCTCTGGATAACCACGCGgcctgcagcagccaatcagatcccttCTGACTGTGTTGACATggtgacagaggtcagagggttCACTGATCCACAGAAGGAAGAGTACTTCAGGAAGAGATTCAGAGATGAGGAACAGGCCAGCAAAATCATCTCCCACATCAAGACATCACGAAGCCTCCGCATCATGTGCCAcatcccagtcttctgctggatcactgctacagttctggaggatgtgatgaagaccagagaggaaggagagctgcccaagaccctgactgaGATGTACATCTACTTTCTGGTGGTTCAGACCAAACTGAAGAACATCAAGTTTGATGGAGGATCTGAGACAGACCCACACTGGAGTCCAGACAGCAGGAAGATGATTGAGTCTCTGGGAAAACTGGCTTTTGATCAGCTGCAGAAAGGCAACCTGATCTTCTATGAATCAGACCTGACAGAGTGTGGCATTGATATCAGAGCAGCCTCGTTGTACTCAGgagtgttcacacagatcttTAAAGAGGAGATAGGGCTGTTCCTGGAAAAGGTGTTCTGCTTTGTCCATCTGAGTgttcaggagtttctggctgCTCTTCATGTCCATCTGACCTTCATCAACTCTGGAGTCAATCTGATGGCAGAAGTACAAATGCCGCCCTGGTTATCTAAattatttaaagataaaaagaatttaaaataTGTACACCGCAGTGCTGTGGACAAGGCCTTACAGAGTCCAAACGGACACTTGGACTTGTTCCTCCGCTTCCTCCTGGGTCTTTCACTGCAGACCAACCAGAATCTTCTACACGGCCTGCAggcacagacaggaagtagctCACAGACCTTTCAGACCTTCTTACAAGCCCTGCAGACACGGACAGGAAATAGCCCACAGACCAGTCAGGAAACAGTCCACTACATCAAGAAGAAGATTGAGGAGGGTCTGTCTCCAGAGAAATGCATCAATCTGTTCCACTGtctgaatgaactgaatgacTGTTCTTTAGTGGAGCAGATCCAGCAGTTCTTGAGATCAGGAAGTCTTTCCACAGATGAACTCTCTCCTGCTCAATGGTCAGCTCTGGTCTTCATCTTActgtcatcagaggaagatctGGATGTGTTTGACCTGAAGAAATACTCTGCTTCAGAGGAGGCTCTTCTGAGGCTGCTGCCTGTGGTCAAAGCCTCCAACACAGCTCT ATTGAGTGGCTGTAACCtctcagagagaagctgtgaagTTCTGTCCTCAGTTCTCAAATTGCAGTCCTCCagtctgagagagctggacctgagtgaCAAGCCTGTACATGTATAA